The Elusimicrobiota bacterium sequence AATTCCGATCGCCCCGGGCCTGGGCGCTGGCCTTGATGGGCACCCACGAATACCTGCGCCGGTTCAACGGAGACCGGCAGGTGAATCAGATTCGCGACACCCTGACGGACCTTTTGATGGGGCTCCACGACCGCACCGCCACCCCCGAGTGGCCCTGGTTTGAGGATTCGGTCACCTATATGAACGCCGGTTTATCGCATGCGCTGATCTTAAACGGCCGCGAGACCTCCCGAGCCCGCGTTCTGGAGACGGGTTTAAAAACCCTGCGCTGGCTCACGAAGATTCAGACCACCGAGGGGGGTTATCTCCGCCCGATTGGCTCCAACGGCTTTTACAAACGCGGCGGCGAGCGGGCCCATTATGATCAGCAGCCGATCGAGGTTCAGGCGATGGTGTCGGCGTGTCTGGAGGCTTACCGGTGCACCTCGGATGACTACTGGTTCACTCAGGCGCGCCGAGCCTTCGACTGGTTTTTGGGACGCAACGACCTGGGTCTTTTCCTTTACGATCCCACGACCGGCGGCTGCCGGGACGGGCTTCACGTGGATCGCGTGAACCAGAACCAGGGGGCCGAATCCACCCTGGCGTTTCTCGTCTCGCTGGCCGAGATGCAGCAGGCGCACAACGAATTGGCCGCTTTTCAACACCCGGCCCTTATTCAATGAAACGACCCCTCTTAAACTCCAGAATCCTCACCGTTCGCCGGACGGAGATCCGGCTGGCCCCCGACCAAAGCCGGGTTGTTTTGCGGCATTTGAGGTTCGGGACCGATGAGGAGTATGTCCGGATCATCCGCCGGGCGCTGGCCCTTTCGGAGGCGGATGTGCACCGAACGTTGAATCGCGTTTTGGCGGAGTTTTCGTCCCGCCATCGGCAGTTGAGCGACCATTTTTTGACACGGTTTCGCCACGTCGAACAGTTTCTGCCTGCCTCGTCGGCAGGCGGGCCTGCCGACAGCGACCTGTCGGAAGACCGAAAACAGCTGATCGGTTCCTATTTCCTCTTCGAATATTCCGTCGAATCGGCCGGGCTGTTCAACCCCTCGATCATTCCCCATCCGGATCAATCGGGTCTGCCGGAAGGGCACCTGCGTTTTCTCCTGAGTTTGAGGTCAACCGGAGAGGGGCACCTGTCCTCCATTTCTTTCCGCAGTGGGGTCATCGACGACCGCCGCGGCATTTCCATTGATCCGCCGGCACGGTTTTTGACGGAACCCGAGCTGATCGAAAACCCCTCCTACCACAAAACGCTCTTCGGGCGAAAAGCCGCGGAGCTGGGCCTGGCCGGCGAATGGACGGACCATGTCCTGGACCGCTTGCCGGACACCTTCACGCTGACCAACCTCCGCGACAGCCTGCGGGACGCTCTTGGGGCGACGGCCAACCGGCGTTTTGAAGATCACCCCATCGCCGAAAGTCTGTGGCTTCTGGCCAAGTGCAATTATGAGATCTGCTTTCCCCCGGAGCAGGACCTTTCCGAATGCGTCATCATGCCGGTCACCCCGCTGCAAAGCAACGGCATCGAAGACGTGCGCCTCGTCGCGCACCAGGAAGAGAACGGCCAAACGATTTACTACGCCACCTACACCGCCTACGACGGCCGCCATGTGCTGCCTCAACTGTTCACCACGGAGGACTTCCGGCATTTTAAATTCACCACCTTAAACGGCCCCGGCGCAAAGAACAAAGGCATGGCCTTATTCCCCCGAAAGATTAATGGCCTCTACACGATGCTCTCCCGCCAGGATGGAGACAGCCTCTTCCTCACCACCTCCGACAACATCCATTTCTGGTCCGAGACCCGGCGAATCATAGAACCGGTCTATCCCTGGGAGGTCGTGAAGATGGGCAACTGCGGTTCCCCCATCGAAACAAAGGATGGCTGGCTCGTTCTCAGCCACGGCGTAGGCCCCTTGCGGCAATATTGCCTCGGGGCTTTTCTCCTGGATCGGAACGACCCTTCCCGGGTCATCGGACGTCTGCGCGAGCCTTTGATGCGTCCCGAAGGGATTGAGCGGGAAGGGTACGTTCCCAACGTTCTTTACACCTGCGGCGCGCTGGTTCACGGCGATCAGCTGATTCTGCCCTACGGCCTATCCGATCGCGTGACGGGCTTCGCCCTGATTTCCTTGAACGAAATTCTGGCCTCGATGTCCTAGAAGAAAGAGGATTATTATGACGTTAGCCGATCGTGAACGGATTCGATTGCATCAAGACAAGGAGGAGAACCAGGGACCTTCACCGGACTCTCCGTTGAAAGTCTGGATTTTCGTCGTCCTCCTGGGAGTCATCATCGGGATGGCGCTCTATCATTACCGGTAAGACATGAACAAGATCGGTGAAGCGTTTGCGTTTGTGCCGCCGTTTGGTTGGGAGGAATCCCGGCGGGGGGCGACTCTGGTTTTCCGGCAACTGGAGCGGGAGCTGCGGGTCTCTTTCTGGCCTCTCAAAGAGAAAGGATCGCTCAAAAAGAAAACGGCGGCTCTCGAGGAGCTGAAGCAAACGGCGCTGAAGGCCATCGGGAGGGATTTAAAGAATACGAACCTGCGCGTTGCCATCCCGCTCAGCCGCGTAGACGAAAATAAGTTGGAGTTCTGGGTCCAGTCCCTTGGCACCCGCGACGGAACCACGCTGATCTGTTCGGCGGTCGCGTGCAGCCCCCTGGGCATTCTGATGGTCTCGCTCGAAGCGCCGAACAAACCCCGATCCTTTCCAATCTTTGTCGATTTCCTCCGCTCGGTGCACAAAGCATAATCATAGGGGACGTAGTTTAGTTTTTCACTTTCCCCTAATCGAAAATGTACGCAACAAACAACTACAAAACTAAACAGCGTCCCCTAGCCCTACCGTCCTAGCCCACCTTTATTTTCGCTGGGCCTTATCCAGCAGGGTAAGCACATAGAAAAAGATCGCCCGTAATTGTTCGAAGAGGCTCTCCAGCTCCCCGATTTCATCGTCGGAGGACATCGTGACCTGGGCGGCGAAGTCCCCTCCCACCACCTTCGTGGCGACCTGGACGATATGATCGATGCGATTAAAAATCAACCGACGCAGCAGGATCATGATGAGGAGCGGAATAATCACGATGATCACAAGGATCACGACCAGGAGCCGTTGTTCCATCTGCCTGAAACTGTAGTAAGTCGAGGCCACATCCTTGGCATCGCGCAAGACAAAGAGGCCGCCGATTTTCTGGCGAGTCGGGTCATCATAGAGCGGGAAGACCCCCCGCACGAAAAGCGAGTTCCCTTTCTTGAGCCGCTCGAGCACCCGGCCTCCATCGGGAACCGAGTCCAGATCGCCCGAAAAACGAAGCACGCTCGAATCCTCAAATGTTTTGTCGATGATCACGACATCCCGGTGGTCGTCCCAATTATCAGGCTGCTGAAGATATTGACGCGTCGCCGCGTAGTCCTTTCGGTTCAGAAACGTTTTTTTAAGGACTATTCCGTAATCATCGCCCGTCTGTAATTTCATCTGTCGAAGGAAATGACCGATTTCCTCCCCCATCTCCGTATAGCCGATGAGTTTCCCGCGCGAATCCCTGAAAGGCATGACGTTTCTCACCACAAAGCCGGACAAGCCCAATTCGTTGCCCGTGACGGGCTTGTGCGTTTTGACGCACGCTTCGAAGCTCAGACGCCCCAACAGGTCCCCGAATCGGGTGGGGTTTTGCAGCCGCAAGAAAACCGTCTTGGCCGGTTCCGGAAGAATAAAAATCCAGTTCGTGATGTTGTATTGGTTCTTGAGTGTCTCGAAAAGCGGACGGGTCACCGCCATCAACTGAGCCCGATCCTGCTGGGCCATCGCCGACTGGATCAGAGGATTAGTCATGAGGCTCTCGGAAGCCGCCGCCATTTTGGCGATATTGTTTTCCCTTAAAACACTGAAAAGTTTCTCCGCGTTGCGCAGGGAATCCTGGGCCAGCACATTCATATTGTGGTTATAACTCTGGCGCAGCGCGGCCAGAAGGATGGCGGCTCCGACCGCAAAGGTGGCGACGATCGTCGACAGGATTTTGAATTTAATGGAATGAGATCGCATAGACTTTTCTCCGGATCGCTTAAAGTTCGACCGTTGTCTTAAGAATTTCGACCGCCGCCGCCTTCAATTTCTCAATCACGGCTGGATCATCCGGTGAATTCGGACCGATCATCCCGATCGGCACCCCGGCCTTGAGTCCAATTTGCCCCTTGACGATAAACGCGTTCTGGCCCGTTTCTGCAATTTTCTTCTCAATGGCCATTCGTAAATCATAGAGTTTGCCCATAATGCCCCCTTCAGAATCTACTCATTGTTTAGCCTACAAAACAAATATGAAAAATAAACATGCCTCCGGCAAGTGAAATGTGTTGGCCAAAGAATGAACTGTTTAGAAAGTACAGCTGACACGCACGATGAATTCCCGGGAGGGCCCTGGGAGGGGAGCGTGACTGCTGTCGTAAGGTTGGATGTAATTATAGCCGGAACCGAATAGGTCAAAGATTCCCGCTCCGACGTCAAGTCCCTTAAGAAAAACGTCTTTTTTCCTCACATAAAGATTGATCATGACCGCGGTGGATTCCCGCCGCAAGAGCATATTCCCGAAAGGATCCTGCCTGTAATAGCCGTATCGTTCGGCCAGCACGATCGCTGAAGGATTCATACTGAAGCCGTGACCTAACGCATAACTTCCATTCAGCGCGACTTTATGCACCGGCCAACCCAGCAAAACATCCTGACGGCCAGGAACCGCGTAAAGAGGAACACGATTCTGCGTGGCCGAATAGAACGAATAGGAAATGTCTGCGTAGTTTGGGCCGCTCTTCCACCGGCCGGTGAGTTCGAAGCCGTGAGTCCCGATGGGATCGTCGTTGCTGTAAAATTCCGAGCCCGTCACCGGGTCGTTATGATAAACAATCGGACGACGAATTTTCGTGTTGAAGAAGGCGACTGACGCGAACAGGTCCTCGCGGAAACAATAGCCTGTCTCAAGTTCATAGGTCGTCAGGTATTCGGGACGGATGTCGGAGTTGAGGCGGATGTTCTCAAGACTCGGTGTCCGAAAAGCCTCGCTGTAAAGCGCCTTCAGGTGCCAGCGGTCCCAAAGCTTCGTCCAGGCCACGCGCGGGACCAGGGAGTCTTTATACAGACTATGATGTTCGTAACGGCCGCCGCTGACCAAGGTCCCCCAGGACGACAACTCCATCTGCCCTTGCGCGTAATAGGCTGCGTTCCTGTAGGTGATCTTGCGGTTATTGCCCGGCCAGAGCCCGGTGTCGGGAGTGTCATCGGAAACCTTTGCGTGGTCCTGTTGGAACTCCAGCCCGCCCAGAAAAACAAACTGGCGAGAGTATTCATACTTGGCCAATAGACTTTCCTTATAGCGATCAAATGTTTTGTCGTACAGAAAAAATACATCGCGCTCGTTCCAGGGCCGGTGCTGGTTGAAGTTAAATCGGGGCGTAATCGTCCAGCGTGCCGCGGGCTGCAGATCGTAGCCGACTTCCGCCAGATAGAAAGAGCTGTTGATCTGCGAAGCATCCGCCTGGTTTATCCCGAAAGCATCGCGTTGAGTGGTAAAAAATTGGTCGGCAATAAACCGGCTGTGAAATCCCCCCTTTTCGACCCCCAGATTCAAGCCCCGAGAAATCAGATCAGAATTTCCCTTCATGGGGTAGGTCTCTCCGGTCACGTCGGTGTACAGGCGGTCGCTGCGCTGAGATTGGCCAAAATGAGCCGCTCCACTGAGACGCCAATTCGTGTCTCCGCTACCGTAATGCATATCCACCTGACGATCATCTCCGCCTTTCCAGCCACGGCCATAGAGGCCTGCGACTTGCACGCCTTTCTCCGCTGCTCCGCGCGTGTGAATATCGATCACCGCCACTTCCGCATTGCCTCCATAGAGCACCGAACCAGGTCCACGGATCACTTCAATCCGTTCGATTTGCTGGACGGGGATTCGGTCGATTTGTGTTCCTCCATACCCAAGATCGTTGTACTCCTGCCCATCGACCCGAACGAGCACTTTTCCTTCCTGGCCCCATAACCCGCGAAAACCTATTCCAATGATTCCTTGAATATCGACCCCAAACTCGATGCCCGGCACTAATCGCAACACGTCAAAAAGGTTTCGCGCGCCGGAATCGCGGATTTCGTCGCGGGTAATGATCGTCAGGATGCCGGGAGACTCTCTCAAGGGAAGGGACGTCTTGGTTGTCACACTCGTCTTGGCGTTGAGCGTCTGCTCGAGTGAAAGTTTTTCGTACTCGAAGAACTCGAAGACGTCGTTCGTCTGCGGCCAGACCGGGGCAATAGCACCAAACAGGAAACCGCCGAGCATCAGAAAGCGAAACTCGTTGGTCTTGCGGCCTCTTCGTGATCCTGCAGCCATAGTCATATGCCCTGTAACAACCACGTGACCATTCTTCAAGGAAACAAAAGGTTAACGAATCAAGGACACCGTACGCCAAACATCGAGATCAGGATGAATCGCGCGCCCGGCAACCCCTTCCTGGACAGCTGGAGCGATGAAGAATGGCTGGTTCAGTTTTCTTATTTTTGCCGGGAGAGAAGCGTCTGAATCTCGCCAATGCCGTCGGGTGTGGTCAGGACTGAAATGACGTCTCCTTCCTGAAGAACGGTCCTGCCGCTCGGGACCAGGTACCGGTCGTCCCGGCAAACGAGGGTAATCAGGCTGTCGGCTGGCAGCCCCAGTTGCGTCAGGCTGTTGCCGGCGACCGCTGAATTGAAGGGAACGATGAACTCCTCAAGGCAAGCGTCAATGGCTCCCGGCGCGTCGAATTCCAGCGGCGAATGCCGCTTCCGCTGAAACGGAACCTCGACCCGAAGCCAGCGCGCCACCCGGGCGATCGAAGGCCCCTGCAGCATCACGGAAACCACCACGGTGAAAAAGACCAGGTTGAAATACGTTTCGGCCCGTGGGAGTCTGGCCACGAGCGGAAACGTCGCCAGGATAATCGGAGCGGCGCCTCGTAATCCCACCCACGACACCATGGCCTTTTTCCGGGCGGACAGGCCCGATCCGATCAGGCTGATGAAAACGCTCGCCGGCCGCGCCACAAAAACCAGGAAAAATGAAAGCCAAAGCCCCGGCCAGAACACCCGGGGCAGATGCACCGGAAGCACCAAGAGTCCCAGGATCAGGAACATGCTGATCTGCATGAGCCAGGCCAGCCCGTCCTGAAAACGGGTCATGGTCTTTTTGTGAAAGTAATCCTTCCCGGCCAGGACAAGACCCGCCAGATAAACCGCAAGAAATCCGCTGCCGCCCAGAAACGAGGCCAGGCTGTACGTCAGGAGCACCATGGCCAAGAGGAGCACCGAGTAGAGACCTTCGTGCTCGAGTTTGAGACGCTGCAGGACGAGCACCATCCCTCGCCCGGCGAGATACCCGATTCCCCCGCCAAGTCCCATCTGGGTCACGAAAAGAAGCAGCAGGCTCGCGGGAGACTTCATCGGATGCTGAATCAGGCTGATCAACCCGATCGTGAGGAACACCGCCATCGGGTCGTTGCTGCCGGACTCAAACTCGAGCAGCGGGCGGATCGGTTCTTTCAAGCTGACTTTCTGGGATTTCAGGACCGTGAAGACCGCGGCGGCATCCGTCGATGAAACGATGGCTCCAAACAGCAGGCCCTCCAGCCACGTAAAGGAGAGGAACTGCTGGGCGAACCACCCCACCAGAACCGTGGTCAGCAGGACCCCGAGGGTTGAAAGCGAAGCCCCCATCCACAAGACCGGACGGATTTCTTTGGAACGGGTCTGCAAAGCGCCGGCGAAAAGAATAAAGACCAGCGCGATCACCCCGAGCGCCTGCGCCAGGGGCGCATTATGGAAAGGAACGCCGCCCGGGCCGTTGGCGCCGGCCAGCATCCCGATGCCGAGAAACAGGAGCAGCGCCGGGACCCCGAAACGGTCGGCAACGGTGTTGGCAAAAATGCTCGCCAGCAGCAGAACAGACCCCAGCAAAAGCCAATGTTCCAGAGAAACCATGGACCATAGGATAGCTTGAGATTAAGGAGAATTACAAAGGAAACTCTTTGAGCGTGTCGGTTTTCTTTCGGGGGACCAGAACAAAAACAAGGAGAGGCAACGCCAGAAAACTGCCGACGATCCCCCGGGCGATATCCTGCCAGTCAAAAACCCTTGATGGGACACAGATCTGAATCGTTTCCTCCAAAGCCACAACGATGGCGGCGAAAGCACAGGCCGCCCCGGCGGCTCTTCCTGGCGAAATCCACTTTTCTGATAGAGGACGATAAAAAAGGTACGCCAGAAACCCCGCTTGAATAAAATGGATCCCTTCCTCCGGCGCAAAGACCCAGTAACGGATGATCAGAACATAAATACAACTGATCAGGACCAACACCAGAGTCCTGAAAAAGGACTTAAACCCTCCGCGCTTCGCGAATGAATTCGTTACGCCAACAACCAGGACCAGCACGATAAGCCCTATCGAAAACCGCAAAAGCCCCCGCGCCCGAAACCAGCTGATAACCGGTCGAACAAAGGGAACGCTGAGCCAAAGATAGACGCTCATGCCCAGCGCAGGCATCCAGGATTTCATGGCTCCTCCACCGGATGACACCATTGCCCATCGCAAAGGATACTGAAGGAATCCCGCTGATCCGTCCGGAGAATCCGCTGATGAAGTTCTGGATACGACTCCACACGGGGCAGCTGGTATGGGTTTGGGCCCACAGAAAGAGCGATCCAGGGGATGGTCTGGAACCGGCGCGCCAACCCGGGAGCCAGAATATCCCCATGATGAGGCCAGGTCACCACCTGCAGCGTGGCGCCTGTTTGCCGCAGGCGCTGCTCCACCGAAAGAAGAACGGATTCCTGCACAGTCGGGTCAAGGTCGCCCAAAAACAAAAGGGCGCTCCGGCCATAGAAAACGAGAACCACCAGGCCGTTGGCGTGGAGGGACCCCCCGGGAGAAGACAGGGCCATCCCTTCGACCGTGAGCGCTCCCCCATTCACGGAGATCTTGAGATCGCGATCAATCGTTTGGATGGCCGTGCCTTTTCGTCTTAACGATTCGAGTTCGGGCGGGAAGGAACCCTCGCTGGACCGATAGAGCGTCTGGAGGCGGGGCCCCTTCCAACCGTCGAGCAAACTCCCGACATGGTCGGGGTGAGCATGCGTGATGAAAACCGCATCCACCAGGCGAATCCCCCGAGCATTCAATGCCTGGCGGATCAAACCGCTGTCTTCCGCGCGGCCAACATCGATCAGTCCAGACCATTCACATCGGCCATTCTTTTCAAGACAGAGGAGAGCGCTCTCCCCATAAGCCACGTTCAGTGCTCGAATGCTGAGATGCGCTTGCGCCAGTTGGACAACCAGACCGCAACCCAGGATCGCCCCGAAACAACCCGTGATGGCCCTCCGCAAAATAAACACCGGAATCTCTCCTCCGTGGTCCGTCAATAGATGATACTAACGATAACGCCTCCTGGGTATTTCGACTCATTGACACGTTCCCGTCGTTGATTGATAATGAGCAAGGTTACGGCAAGGTTACAACCATTCGATTCACTTCCTCATTAAACGAGGTTTTGTGTCTGAGACTCCTCCTGCAGACGGGCCCGGCAACGAAGACATAAACGCCCTCCCCCCCGAACGGGAACAGCGGCGGTACGCGCGCATGATTCTCTCCGGAGACAGCGCGGTGCTGATGTCGCGCCCGGGACAGAGACGCCCCCTGAACGGCAAAATCCTGAACGCCAGCTTAAGCGGCGTTTCGTTTGATCCGGCCAGCCAGCACCGGCTCCAACTCGGCGACTCCGCGACGGTGGAGTGGGCGCCGACTCCGTATCTCCGGACACCCCGAATACTCAAGCGTTATAAATTTACAGGCCAGGTGGTGCGCGTCGACGAAGGCGGAAGCGTCGGGATCCGATTTCACCGGCTGATCCCGGAACAAATCCAGCGCGTGGATACGCGGCCCCAGCGTTTCTCCGCGGTGGGGGTCGCGGACTGCTGGCGGGCCTGATCGTGGTTCTGAAGGTTCACAACATTATCTTCTACTGGTGGGCTCCCCTCATCAACACGTACAGCCTTCTGGTCTGTACCTATATTTTCTGGCGGGTGGCGATGTCCATGTTCTACCGGGAACCCCAGGATGCCGGGTATATGCCCTCGGTCTCGATGATCATCTCCGCCAAAAATGAAGAACACCATATCCGGGAAACACTGGAACACGTTTTTGCTTCGCGTTATCCGAGAGAGCTACTGGAAGTCCTTGTGGTGGATGACGGCTCCACCGACCGGACGTGGGAGATCCTTGAGGAATTATCCTTTTTGCATCCGAGGAGATTGCGAACGTTCCGCCATGAAACCAACAAAGGCAAACGTTTCGCCATGGCCCTGGGCGCTCAGAAAGCACAGAATGAAATCCTGGTCTACATCGACTCGGACAGTTTGATCGACCCGGAAGCGCTTTACCGCGTCGTCCAGCCGTTTCACGACCGCTCGATCGGCGCGGTGGGAGGAGAAATCGGCGTGGTTGTTGAAAAGGACAACTTCTTTTCAAAGATGGAAGTGGTCCGTTACCAGATCTCCCAACGGGTGATTAAAGCCTCCGAGAGTCTCTTTAACTCGGTGACGTGTTGCTCAGGCCCTCTGGCGGCGTATCGCCGCGTCTCCGTCCTGCGCGTGCTGCCGGCCTGGCTCAATCAAACCTTTCGCGGCCGGCGCACCACCTTCGGAGACGACCGTAGCTTAACCAACTTCATCCTGCGAACGCACCGGGTGGTCTTTCATCACGGCGCCATCTGCCGGACCTATGTTCCAAACCGTTTGAAAACATATCTTCGCCAGCAGCTACGGTGGAAAAAGTCCTGGTCCAGGGAAACGATCATCGCCAGCGGCTTCATGTGGCGCAAACACCCGATGGCGGCGGTTCCTTTTTATCTCGGGATCCTGGTGACGTTGTTGTCGCCGCTGATTGCCCTGCGGGCGCTTTTTTACCTGCCGGTTTTCCTGTCGGTCAGCTGTCTCCCGTATCTGACGGGACTGGCCCTGATTAACTTTCTGCTGGCCAGCGTGTTCTTCTACTACACCCGCTCGCGGTACTGGCCCTATCTTCTGGCTTTCGTCGCCTTCTATATCGGTATTTTGTCCTGGCAGACCTATTACGCGATCACAACTATTCCACGCAACCACTGGGGGACCCGCTGAGCACTGAGGCGATCACCACCGAGTATTTTCCAAACGATACGTACCACTGGCAGTGGAGCGCTTTTTGGCTTGTGGTCGCGGGGGTCGCCGTGTTGTTGTGGGTAAGTTTTTTTCATGCGGTGCCGCCGTCGGCCCCGCCGCTGTCGCCGCATTCAGCCGGCTACGACTGGTATCTGGTTCTGCACCTGCCGGAAACACCGAATGACCCTTATCAAGCGGCGGTGGCGGGAAGAAATCTGCACATCTGGCTCACTGCGCTCAAACGCGGAGGCTATCAACCGCTGCTTTTTTCCGATGCGCAGTCCCGCCTGTCGCGGGGTCTTGGCCTGCCGCAACGGGCCGTGGTACTGGTTTACGACCCGGGCTTCCACCGCACGTTCGATACCGTTTCCCCTATTCTGCTCAACCACCGCGTACCGGTGGTCTGGGTGACCAATCACACCGCGGTCCTGCGCGGAGACCGACACTACATGAACCGCCGCGAAATGCGCCGGATGCTCCAGAGCGGTTACTGGGACATCGGTTTTTCCGGAGACGGCTTCTGGTCTCAAGGCACTCCGGAAGAGCGCCGGCAGGTTCAATTCAACCCGGCGCTCCGGCTGAGCTGGGCGCCGGAAACCGGGCGACAGGCCATCAACTGGTTATCGGCTCTCAACGCCGTTCACCGGCTGGATATAGGTTCCCGATGGACCGCTGAAGACCTTTTGGACCGGCTGGCCACGGAACTGCCGCTGCAGGGAACCAGCCGGCTGGGCCTGCGGATGATCAGGGGCCGGCTCTGGGGCATTATTATTCCCTCGGCTCAGGAAGCCAGCGCGTTTTCGCTTCAGACTCCGCTCACCGGCACATCGCGAACCCTTTACTGGCTGGGAACGCAGGGGCTGCAGGACGCCCGCCTCGAGCTTCAGGCGTCTTCTTTCTTCGGACAATTTTTCCTGTGGCTGCGCTCCGGCGATAACCGGCAGGACGGCGTGGGCATCGGATTTTCGCGGGAGGAGGTCTTTCTCGATCAACGGACCGGATCCAAACGTCACCGTCTGGCGGTCCTGCCGCGAAAACCGGCGGGCAACACCCTTCAGGCGACCGTGACGCTCTCTGGCCAGGAGCTGCAGATCAGCGGACCGGATCTCCCCACGACAACGGTGAGCTTGAGCCCGGCCCCGACGACCGGACGCGGGCTGGTCCGTATCGCGGTCTACGATCATGTGAGGGGAGCGGCCCGGGCCGAAGACGTCAACGTGATTTTGACTCCTTTGACTCCCCTGGAACACCGCTGAGGCGGTCGAATGAAAAAATCCTCTTCAATGTTGTCATTGCGAGGAGCGAAGCGACGGAGCAAGCTATCCTCAATAACAGATCGCCACGGTCGCCACACAACTGGCGACCTCGCGATGACAGCAGTGGCCCTTTTGAGCAGACAGCTGGTGATACTTCTTCTTCCCGCTCTTCTCCTTGCGCAACCGCCTTCCGGACCGGAACTGCAGCGGGCCGCGGTGCGGTTTTACCAATCCGGCCGATACAAAGCGGCGATCCCTCTTTATAGGCAGCTGACCGAATCCAATCCTTCCGACACAGGCCTCCAGAAGGATTTTTTGATCCTGCTCTGGCTGGACCACCGGTATGCCGACTCCGTATCCGTCGGGAAAACGCTGACCGCTCAGGCACCGGACGACTTTGAAACGTGGTTTATTTATGCGCGGTCGCTGCTGGCCAGCGGATCCCGCGAAGAAGCGCTGGCCGCCTTCCGGCGCTGCCAGGAACTCCAGCCCGGAAAGAAGGAAATCGAACTGGCGCAGGGACGGCTGGACGGACTCTTGCGCCACTATGACGCGGCTCTGTCACGCCTGCGAACGCTGGTTCAGGACCATCCGCGATTCAAACAAGCCTGGCCGGAACTCGCTCACCTCGAACAGATCACCCACCATTATCCGCAAGCGGCCGCGGCCTGGGCTCACGCGGCGGATTTCTATCCGGACCGCTCCGGTTATGCTTTTCATTGGGCGGAATCGCTGTATTACAGCGGGCAGAAGGAGGCGGCCCGGGACCACTTGAAAAAACTGATCGCGGCGGATCCGCCCTATTGGCCGGCGTTTGATTTTCTAACGGACGAGGCTCTGGCCCGCGG is a genomic window containing:
- a CDS encoding PilZ domain-containing protein codes for the protein MSETPPADGPGNEDINALPPEREQRRYARMILSGDSAVLMSRPGQRRPLNGKILNASLSGVSFDPASQHRLQLGDSATVEWAPTPYLRTPRILKRYKFTGQVVRVDEGGSVGIRFHRLIPEQIQRVDTRPQRFSAVGVADCWRA
- a CDS encoding glycosyltransferase; its protein translation is MVLKVHNIIFYWWAPLINTYSLLVCTYIFWRVAMSMFYREPQDAGYMPSVSMIISAKNEEHHIRETLEHVFASRYPRELLEVLVVDDGSTDRTWEILEELSFLHPRRLRTFRHETNKGKRFAMALGAQKAQNEILVYIDSDSLIDPEALYRVVQPFHDRSIGAVGGEIGVVVEKDNFFSKMEVVRYQISQRVIKASESLFNSVTCCSGPLAAYRRVSVLRVLPAWLNQTFRGRRTTFGDDRSLTNFILRTHRVVFHHGAICRTYVPNRLKTYLRQQLRWKKSWSRETIIASGFMWRKHPMAAVPFYLGILVTLLSPLIALRALFYLPVFLSVSCLPYLTGLALINFLLASVFFYYTRSRYWPYLLAFVAFYIGILSWQTYYAITTIPRNHWGTR